The genomic interval ACGACTCTTCTGTTGTACCTGATATACAccaattaggcataacattatgaccactgacaggtgacgtgagtgggatatattagacagcaagtcaacattttgtcctcaaagttgatgtgttagaagcaggaaaaatgggcaagcgtaaggatttgagggagtttgacaagggccaaattgtgatggctagacgactggatcagagcatctccaaaactgcagctcttgtggggtgttcccgggttgcagtggtcagtatctatcaaaagtggtccaaggaaggaacagtggtgaaccggtgacagggtcatgggcgaccaaggctcattgatgcacgtggggagtgtagaagttaatgctgatagaaaggtgtcagaatacacagtgcatgaagggtcagggctgttttggcagcaaaagggggaccaacacaatattaggcaggtggtcataatgttatgcctggtcagtgtatgttgtTGATTTAATATTAGTCATGGATTTTAGATTGTTTTGAACATTCAGGCAAATTCATTCTGTTTTCACACCTCTCACCAAAGCCACGATGATAAGCTTTTTGAATtgtgatgcatgtgtgtgtgtgtgtgtgtgtgtgtgcataaactGGTCACGCACCACAGTAGGTGTAGATGCTGTTATAGTGGAGGAACCGCACGCGTAGGTTGTGCAGCACAGCGGGTTCATGCAGGAAGGTGAGCGCTGTTAGGTCGTTTTCACCCTCCAGTATATCTGGGTTTCCCAGAGGGGGCAGACCAGTCGGAGGCGTCACAGGGTACTGCACCTGCTAAAGGGGAATAACCAGGGTAATCACTAGTGATATTAAAGGACATTCTAGTAGCCCACAGCTGGATATAGGATTACAGTAATTCCAGAAGGATATAtacaaaatgcaaaatgaaattaaagacaGTTGGGGGTTGAAACAATATAATTAAAGCGGGCAAAGCATTCCTGGCTACACCCTAGGAAATAACATCAcaacattacatattttataatctttcagtcattcatttattcgGCTTTGTTAATtactttattctggtcaggttTACAGTGGCTCTCTGGAACACCAGGCAGAGGGCAAGAATACACCTAATGTGGAATGCCAGCACATTGCAGTGTATCATGctcacgctctctcactctctcacacacacacacacagatcagtttAGCAGAGTCAGTCTACTTTTTTTAAAGGTGAGAGGAACTGGAGaactcagaggaaacccacatggacacaggGAGAATATGCTCCGTAACCCAACCTCGGGATCAAACCAGGAACCCTAGAGCTGTGAGGCACTGTGCCATCATGATGGCTATGTATATTTTTAGATCCATTGTAATGTGgcttaatttattcatttatttttaaatacttttcaGATGGGTCACTCATGTTTCTCTGTGGTGTTACCATTTAGATCTGGATTAATTCAACTTGAAAAACTTTTTGAGAcgtaaaaaatatattatattttaaagaatttttaagGCATGAAAGTTAGTTGCCTACTTAACACATGTTCACTTTAATACAGTTGACAAAACAGTTGTGGTAGTTATGGAGATCAGTGGCAGCGTGACATGACTAATAAATCTACCTTTTATATACTGTAAACATGGTGTACTTCCAGGATCACAGTCTATTACAATGTACTGCATGTTGGAAGTTAAAGGGACATTATTTACCAACAGCGCAGTAGACTGGCCTGAGTATTATGATCTATTGTTCAAGAAACGAATATGTTTGCTGAAATGTTCTCTCAACAAAGAAGCCATAGCTTCTGACAAATTGTTTGCTATTAGTGTTGTACTGCATCATACAAGAAggatgtgtatgagtgtgtgtgtgtgtgtctcactgtgccgTCGCTGAGCTTTAGTGTGAGTTGCTGATCTCCAGGTTGGTAGTCCTGTTCAAGCTgagcacacacccacacctcttcAGAATCcggcacccacacacacgctcccttGGAATAGAGTAGTTCACACATGCAGTATAACAGCCAATGAGTGCCCACGTCACATTCTTCTCCAGCATTCACATCACAACTTTATGTACAATTATAAATCACCCAATTCTGTGCATTTTGTTTACTTCTAAGCAACTGGATGTCTGGAGAATAGATTTGAACAGTGAATATTTAGTTAAAACCTCTGCTCTTtaatatataatctatataatcTATATTCTCTAAGGATAGAAAGGTTGACACTATGTTTTCGAGCCTCAGATTCCCATATATATGTGTAGCCCAATCCAGTAACAGCGTTTCTCCAGCATCAGCACAAATCACACTCTTGTGCATTAAACATTAACACTAGTCATTCATTCCTCTCCAATCTTGAGGCTCTTCATCATCTTAAAACACCCACTGAACATGAAAACACGGTTACCATTTGCTCACGAGCAAACAAATACTCCGAGTAGAATTTCAGCAGAAGATCTTTTTTCGGAAAGAAATCTTTTACCAGCTCATGAGAAGGAGTGACATCCAGCACCTCTATGTGAAGCAGATTTCATTCTTACCTTAGTGTAGAGTTCAGGTGATGccatattaataaatgaaagcaaggacaaatgtaaaaataatgagaaaaaaaataataaaagctatTCACTACAACAGTGATACCAACACCGCTGACTCTCTTCGTCCCTCTCCCTCAGAGTCTCAGGCCCTGTGCCCTTTGCTCTGACATGGAAGGAAGGCATCATAACTTTAATGGCAAGTTAACGGTTAATCTTCACGTGGATGCTGGGAGGGACAGTAAGGTTTCATTACTGTTGCTGAACAAGCACTGGTGCAATAAATACCTTTTAAAGAGCTTATTTGGGTTAATATAATGCATCATAACACATTTCTGATTCAGTGGTAAAATGACAAATGAGAGCGAGTCACTCATCAAACATACAGAAACACTTTACTCTGTAAAATGccaaaaacaaaatccaacagTTGATGTACATATGTTCAAACCATAGAATttttcaacaacaaaaacaaattaaacatgtATTTTCAACTTAGCAATGTGcgttcattcagaaaaacaatcattgttttttcctttttatttttatttgcagtaCTATATAGGGACACCATTCATATCTGGATTCAAATTTGAATCCAGTTCATTGtgaaaaatgtgaacagcaaATGAACCAACATTAGTCATGTGAACGAACACCACAGACTGATGAAACACAAATGAAGATCTGTGGTGCGAGTCGGTTTTGTACGTTTCTAAACTATTGTGCCCAAGATAAACATTTATGAACTCATTAAGGTCATTACACCAATGTAAGCATACAAATCTACAAAACCTTTGTGGCAGTATGATACAACATGTGACTCATACTTGAGGCAATTAAAAAGAATCCAATACTGAACTCACATTACAGTATCTCTGTAACCAATACTGAATTTGTATATTCAATAATAAGGGGggatttaaaaatgaatcaaaataaaCCATTTCATGTTTCCTATAGCTCGTGTGAGATTCAGTTAGCTGAGGTTCTATGGTTCTCTTAACGAGCGGCCAAAATTTGAGAATATGAGGGATGTGATTTTGATCACAGTACCAAAACTGTACTGTGAAGAATTAATGTATCCAACCTCCAAAAGTCCTCCAACAGTGCTCTATATTGTACAACACTAACCGCAATCCTTTCTTCCCGTCCCACTATCCTGCATCTTTGTAGGAATAGTTATTCTCGACTATATCATGAGATCTCCATGCTTAATTAGACTTAAATTAGATTTAAGTTCGCCCCGATTGTCACATCACTCCCCCAGACACAACCCAAACACATAGAAGTGCCACTTTTAACTCTGGaatatggaaatgtttttatacacatgaaaaaaaataaaaataaaatcaaacaatgACTAAAAAAAGGTCCAACTGACAGTTCCTGGAAAGAAATCCCAACCAGTGGGTTTGGATGAGTGTCCTTCATAGCAGGACTAGAGCATCTTGGTAAAGAAGTCGAGCTGATCTGGCGGAGCGGGTGGAGTTCTGGTCCTCGTTAGATGGTTGACTTGATAGGTTTGTATGCAGGTAGTTTCACACATGTATTGCTGCcctaaaaaagagaaaagcagcAGTTATATATCACAATAATGCAATGCTTTATGTTCAGATGCAATTTTATTACAATAGATTGCAGTGgcaggccgtgcatttcacacctaggccttcactggggttctttcctgaattaatccacctctataccatcaggACGCCACGGCAAAAGATACTAATTAACCgttaaatagtaaaaaatacattaggctacagtatttcacacctcacaaggaatagtcaattttattacagtccaccttgaaaatgaatctgcgaccaaatcgatttcttctcctctgtcagccattgtgagttaaaatatatatattttatttagtttgtgcggttcgctgcctctgactactccaattatccaatcaaaggacgggaaattgctgatgtaatcgtatgcctgttagatggccccagtgacgccaactcgaaatctgattggttaatgtaacaatttcattgccacttattttaagctacgggcgcctgcactattgattctgaaggccttaaggcagatttctttcaccctggcaacacatgatgtcagccactggccgAAATACGATTGGATAAacatacactactggaagcagcccaaccaagagaaaagctatgaaatgtagagaaaagactattgggaataatttaatacacattcatggaaaactatattaaatatattaaaattcaagtcagtgattcagatcactgtttaggccagcagagaaggccttgctggcccacCACTGACAGATTGTAACGGTTCATTCAAACACCTgtcattaataatatataataaaagaatttattttataaggTGTATTCTAATTGGTATTCATATGACTATAACAGACAGTGCAGGCTGTTAATACATTCAAGTGCTGTAActttataacaataaatatacagtaatgGAAACACATTACTCTAAGCTCTTGTTGTCATTTGCTAGCTGTCACAGCGATATAATTCATCTCAGGACTTTGAGACCTATAATTAACTTGTTTacattgtctgtctgtttcataGTGCTTTAGAATTCTTCGGGCATAGCCATCTGCTTGGGACTTAATTATACAAATATTTGTTTAGAGTTGATTTCTCAACTCATTAAGTATGGCATTGTCCATTCCTGGAACATTCGGCATTCTGCGTCCATCAGTGAGAGAGTATGCGTGTGTCCTTACCTTCGCTATACTTCCTCCTTGTCATCATGGCAGTTTCCCTCATCCTTAATCGCCTCTCCCCCACTTGAAGCCTCTTCTACATGAGCCAACATGTCGGCCATGAGAGCCTCCTCCAGACGCTTCCTCACGTTGTACACCAGCTCCTCCTGTTTCCTAAACCACGAAACATCCAATTCATACAAATATTTCATAATGAAGATAGGAGCATCCACATACAGGGTCCATATCATTACAACTTAAGCTCTGTTGGATTTAGAATGACAAAAGAGAAATcatacaaaatatacaaaatgtataaattatacGGTATTATAAATGACTTTCAAAATCAGATGAGAATAAAAAAGGTAACTTGAAACAGTTATAACTATTATATCTATATCTTATTTACACACATGGGCCAGATGAAGATAtgctgtattttaaaaatatatttgacaGGGTGATGGCATGAGCCGATATGTCAACCATTTCTAAGCATGTCTAAAATTTAGTTTAACCAAATACTTTCATTTTCGTAAAACACACAGCTTTCCCGAAAACATGACAAGTATAAAACATCATCATTAAATGGTACAGCAAGCATCATATTGAACATTCGACTTGTTAAGACAAGCTCAACTTTACATGTTCAAGTACATATTTCAGTAAACAAAAGTCCCAATTACAACATGTTCTAACACGACTTTTTCtaacataatcatcatcagaCAGTACTGGAccaggtttaaaaaaacaatgtgtgtgtgtgtaaatgtacacaGCAAGCATTTCAATCCCAGTGTGATCAGATGAACCAGATCACCTTTTGCGGTTAAATCAGGCAGCATTAGTGAAAAAGTCCCCCCTTACATCATCATGCAGTTATTAATACAAAAGGGAAGGACTGGATCACTAATTACTCAGATACTGACATCCAGGAATGCTTGGTGTAAATGAGGACAAAATTAACCATATATGGAGCAACTCCTAGACAGTGTCTCACCTGATGTCCTCATCTGTAACAATGAAAGCCTTGCAGAGCGGCTGGGCCGTGTTCAGCCAAACTCCAGGGTTCTTCTCCACAGCTGCCGACAGCTGGCCTGTGATGGGAGAAGAGCTGGTGTGCAAGGCGCTAGCGATCGCAGACAGCAAGGTCTTATCCGTGCAGCCAGGTCCTACTCCTGCAGGACAGCAAAGCCACCTCACTGTAGTCATGCTGGTTTTTGCCTCATGTAATAAATGttaacatatacacatatagttttttaaaaaaaaaaagtcattttcaatgtaaaatgtgttttaactGTGTTTCATACCCTGTAGACCTTTAGGTAAGTCCATGGTTTTTACCAACTCCTCAGCAATGTCATAGGCATTAAGaccactcagcttcttctccCAAAATAACTGCAGAATAAAAATCACAACATTTAGTAAGGATTAAAAACACACTGGTGAAAATCAGCTCCTGAATTATTGCCACAGTTAATAAACAGCAGCCATTCAGAGAAGAGATGACATGCATAATAAATGACACATGCAAGAAAAAGGAATCTTTTCTTCTACGTCTACAACGTCTATAAGTCCACAACCGCATGGTTACACAAAACAGGAAATAGTTAAAGGTTCCCTTTTTCAAGAAGCATATGTGTTTTAAATCTTTTGTATGAAATGTATTTCTTCTTATGCTGAAGTTTGTTCTCTTCAAATAATCTCTTTGTAGCACATTATTAAGTGTTTACTATGAGAGTAATAGGTGATGGTTTCtagttagaggagtgtgatatGTGAATGTAGGAGTAATGGGTTTACTCCTAAAAAGGTTTAGCAGTTTGTTCAATTCTTTAAATGTAGGTTTTGTGCaatgtttatttacacaatCATTCATGTTCATTGTTAATAAAGGAAGTGAATACCTCCAGAACTGGTCACAGACTATATGGGCTAAATATTTTCTGCTCTCTAACAAAGTATATTTAGATATTCTTTTTATATTAAGCTTGACTTGTATATGTACCTGTCTTGGCTGGTCTACAGCTTTCTGTGGGTCTGTTTTGACTTTGTTGCTTGGATGGTTGGTGACTTTCGTGACGGGCTGTTTGAAGATAGAGGCTGTCTGTCGCACTGGGAGAGATGTATTCAGGTCTGGTTTTCCCTATAGCACATACAACACAGGATAGACATCATGACACAGCTATGAACGTTTCAGATTCAAATACCACGGAGTTGTTTGGGATAGACACACCGGGCTTCAAAAGGTGTCAGTTAGAGAATTAGCTAGAGAATATTATGTATAAAGAATTGGATAACCTCATTAATTATTAAAGGAGACAAATTAAAGGATAAATCGGTCACGGTCATTTTGCTGCCATGGGTTGAATCCACTTGTCCCCTTACAGGAAAGAGAGACTTCAAATCAACACAAGGCCGTTATCATATGATGATACATTTTAATCCTGAAGGGAGCGGTACTTTCCAAAATAATGCTGCCTCCGTCAGAGGGCATAAAGGGCTCACTGAATGGTTTAATGAGgaagaaaatgatttaaataatatGCTATGACTTTATAAGTCACTGAATCTCAACTCAATTAAACACTTCTGCGAGATTAGGGAGtgattatcaaaaaataaataaataaaattaaccaTTCAGACGAGTCAAATAACCTCCAGTCATTTCCTTAGTAGTTTGGAGCTACTGAGAGCCCAAAGCAAAGCCATGACACTGCATCACCTCTCTATATTCACCTATCATTAAATTTATGTAATATGTTTATCATCACacgtattattattagtagtagtaattattattacagaaaaacagacatcaTATGTAACcctggggtgtgtaagtgtccaGCAGCAGTTTATACATTCGGGGATTAATGTGCCCTCACCTTTGTTTGACTGTTAGTGTCGTAGCGAAGCCGCTGCCTGTTCTTGTTCAGTTTACTCATGAGCATCTTGCCTGTGCGGAAATCGAACGAACTGAGGTCCATGGAGTTGCCAAGGTAACGCACCAGCTGAGGCTTGCTGCGGAACTTCTTACCAGCAGGACTGACAGGAAAAATAGGACAAATCTAATGCAAACCATTTCACCACAATACAAAGAAAACATTGTGATTAAGGTTCTGGCACAAAAACAGATAATAGATGAAAATGCATGGGGTTATTTTTCAGACCACTGACAAATGCAAAAGGAAATCGTGGCATGCAGTGATCACAGCCTTGTTAAGATAAAGCCAGTTTCACACCAGACCCAAATCCAGACACATCCACTGACTGTGATGAATGATTTCCACAATGCACTGATATTGTGTTTCAGGGTTGATACTAATATCAATTACTGTGTTCACacaacttttttcctttttcaatgAATTGTACAGAAATCTTTAGAATTTCCACTTTCCACATTTAAATACCCACTCATACTATCAGGATGCTTATGCTAAATACATCATATCTCCCTCACTATGGATCTGAAGTGTGTTTCCATACCATATAACCATACATTGTTATGTAACGTTTAATAATATGTactcatagaaaaaaaaaatatatatacttaaaCACTTATTGTATCAACCCAGTATTCATTCAGTTATTGGTGCATGTTATGACATGTATATGACATGGACTAAACTCACCACATCTAACACAAAGCCTAGGTctgtttgtgtaatgtgtgtgtgtgtgtgtgtgtgtgtgtgtgtgtgtgtgtgtgtgtgtgagagagagagagagagagagagagagagagagagagaggagggtgtTTGAAGACTAAATGTTCCTATAAGGCTAAAACATAAGACCAGATATTCCCATCTTCAAGGAAAACTTCAGttctaatttaaaaacaaatagagGATAGGGTTGGGAATTTGAGGAGTAGATGGAGCAGTAATCAGcatattttattgttatgtCTTCacagataagtgtgtgtgtgtgtgtgtgtgtgtgtgtgtgtccgtcacTTCCTTCTTGGTTGGATGCAAACACAGTATGATGTTACATAAATATAGAGTATGACTGATCACATGAAGATGTCATGCCCGGTGTTCTCAAGCTTGCGAGACGTGCAGAATGAAATGGggatagaataataataataataataataataataataataataataataataataataataatagtaataatagtaatagccTACCACAAACTAAACAACCGACCCGCCTCTCTCCTgtgctcttcctcctcttcctcacctctgctaaaaaaagaaacaaatcgcGTCTATTTCGGGTCAAGGGCCccattctgcttttttttttttacaacgtccagaagagatgaagccgtgtttatgcttttttttaagacaCTGAACTGAAACACGACTGAGTTGAAAGACATTTTGTTCACTTTCTTCCAGTCTCCAGGTCTGATGTGGCattatgttattatttcagTAGGAACCATGGACATGCtgaagaacgagagagagagagcgagagagagagagcgagagagagagagagagag from Hemibagrus wyckioides isolate EC202008001 linkage group LG10, SWU_Hwy_1.0, whole genome shotgun sequence carries:
- the mbd3b gene encoding methyl-CpG-binding domain protein 3b isoform X1 — encoded protein: MQMEKNDRGEEEEEEHRREAGRLFSLCPAGKKFRSKPQLVRYLGNSMDLSSFDFRTGKMLMSKLNKNRQRLRYDTNSQTKGKPDLNTSLPVRQTASIFKQPVTKVTNHPSNKVKTDPQKAVDQPRQLFWEKKLSGLNAYDIAEELVKTMDLPKGLQGVGPGCTDKTLLSAIASALHTSSSPITGQLSAAVEKNPGVWLNTAQPLCKAFIVTDEDIRKQEELVYNVRKRLEEALMADMLAHVEEASSGGEAIKDEGNCHDDKEEV
- the mbd3b gene encoding methyl-CpG-binding domain protein 3b isoform X3; the encoded protein is MQMEKNDPAGKKFRSKPQLVRYLGNSMDLSSFDFRTGKMLMSKLNKNRQRLRYDTNSQTKGKPDLNTSLPVRQTASIFKQPVTKVTNHPSNKVKTDPQKAVDQPRQLFWEKKLSGLNAYDIAEELVKTMDLPKGLQGVGPGCTDKTLLSAIASALHTSSSPITGQLSAAVEKNPGVWLNTAQPLCKAFIVTDEDIRKQEELVYNVRKRLEEALMADMLAHVEEASSGGEAIKDEGNCHDDKEEV
- the mbd3b gene encoding methyl-CpG-binding domain protein 3b isoform X2, with amino-acid sequence MQMEKNEGEEEEEEHRREAGRLFSLCPAGKKFRSKPQLVRYLGNSMDLSSFDFRTGKMLMSKLNKNRQRLRYDTNSQTKGKPDLNTSLPVRQTASIFKQPVTKVTNHPSNKVKTDPQKAVDQPRQLFWEKKLSGLNAYDIAEELVKTMDLPKGLQGVGPGCTDKTLLSAIASALHTSSSPITGQLSAAVEKNPGVWLNTAQPLCKAFIVTDEDIRKQEELVYNVRKRLEEALMADMLAHVEEASSGGEAIKDEGNCHDDKEEV